A single region of the Oscillospiraceae bacterium genome encodes:
- a CDS encoding AAA family ATPase, which produces MTQLRLPAEQQYQAELNALVANDSAEKPYGWRLSPRAVLLYITGGQCGDINITPKYIGHKRLVEIAIATLQTDRGLLLTGDPGTAKSWLSEHLCAAITGQSTNVIQGTMGTDESQIKYGWNYAMLIANGPTPDALIKSPVYTAMENGGLIRFEEISRCAGEVQDALIGIMSEKLLPIPELSQTVQAARGFNIIATANTRDRGIHTMSAALKRRFNTVILPSPETPQIEQEIVTVRVAQLSQHLPLTAKPPNDETIAKVIKIFRELRAGASDKEKFKQPSSPMSTAEAISLLINAMALSSGFGDGNINDSDLAAGLHGAIVKEEQDAAIFKEYLDIVIKHRDKPLYTACRELV; this is translated from the coding sequence ATGACACAGCTGCGCCTGCCAGCCGAGCAGCAATATCAGGCCGAATTAAACGCACTCGTTGCCAACGACAGTGCCGAAAAACCATACGGTTGGCGCCTTTCGCCACGCGCCGTATTACTCTACATTACAGGCGGCCAATGCGGCGATATAAACATTACACCCAAGTACATCGGCCACAAACGCCTCGTTGAAATTGCTATTGCCACCCTGCAAACCGACCGCGGACTGCTGCTCACCGGCGACCCCGGCACAGCAAAATCGTGGCTGAGCGAACATCTTTGCGCCGCGATTACCGGACAGTCCACCAATGTCATTCAAGGCACCATGGGCACCGATGAGTCACAAATTAAATACGGCTGGAACTATGCCATGCTCATCGCCAACGGCCCAACGCCCGATGCGCTTATCAAATCGCCTGTCTACACCGCCATGGAAAACGGCGGACTGATTCGTTTTGAAGAAATTTCGCGTTGCGCCGGTGAAGTCCAAGATGCTCTGATTGGCATCATGAGCGAAAAATTACTCCCCATACCCGAGCTGTCACAAACGGTGCAAGCCGCCCGCGGTTTCAACATCATCGCCACGGCAAACACCCGTGACCGCGGCATCCACACCATGTCCGCGGCACTCAAACGCCGTTTCAACACCGTCATTCTGCCGTCGCCTGAAACACCTCAAATCGAGCAAGAAATCGTCACTGTCCGCGTGGCACAACTATCACAGCATCTACCCTTAACGGCGAAGCCGCCCAATGACGAAACCATTGCCAAAGTCATCAAAATCTTCCGTGAGCTCCGTGCCGGTGCCAGCGACAAAGAAAAATTCAAACAGCCATCAAGCCCTATGTCCACCGCCGAGGCCATCAGCCTGCTCATTAACGCTATGGCGCTGTCAAGCGGTTTCGGCGACGGTAATATCAATGATAGCGACCTTGCTGCCGGTCTCCACGGTGCCATTGTCAAAGAAGAACAAGACGCGGCCATTTTCAAAGAATATCTTGACATTGTTATAAAACACCGTGACAAGCCCTTATACACAGCGTGCCGGGAGTTGGTGTAG
- a CDS encoding SWIM zinc finger domain-containing protein — protein MELSAAWVQSLAPDTFANAQKLAMSNAALSDLHIHQTILSGQCAGNGNKIYRLWVDFSNSAMPLSKCSCPSRKKPCKHALALLLAYIYTPHHFTTSATPPEYFTPRKPSKKTALRTDNNKKMVQQLDGITQALTLLEAMAKQGLASIDGKSLSHYTAQIRLLGDFYIPGIQQSLLTMLDNFLIIDTEIMHVTLHENVSRLHAALCRCQRYLQDRLQGKARDTASDIESFIGTAWQLSELKTFGLTMTDAKLIQLAFTVYDNEPLLRYEDIGLWLSLNDGIIYTTRHVRPYTAGTHLHAEDSIETILTIPTLYRYPSENLNPRIRWESAPHAQLPTTDVWSTIMSHAQSDWKSALHTARKQLINPLCHNACYILLTFDALGHVDGNLAIRQNESCITLHSPLYDGFPPTIPTLTALGSQPKSCMLVQITCRNHTLQIAPISLITRTGLIHLQ, from the coding sequence ATGGAATTATCCGCCGCATGGGTGCAATCGCTTGCGCCCGACACCTTCGCCAACGCGCAAAAACTCGCCATGAGTAACGCTGCTTTAAGTGACTTACACATCCATCAAACCATCCTATCCGGCCAATGCGCCGGCAATGGTAACAAGATTTATCGCCTTTGGGTTGACTTCAGCAACAGTGCAATGCCCCTGTCGAAGTGCAGCTGCCCCAGTCGCAAAAAGCCTTGCAAACACGCCCTTGCTCTGCTACTCGCCTACATCTATACACCCCATCACTTCACAACTTCCGCCACCCCGCCCGAATACTTCACGCCGCGCAAGCCCTCTAAAAAAACAGCACTTCGTACCGATAACAACAAAAAAATGGTACAACAGCTTGATGGCATAACACAAGCGTTGACATTACTTGAAGCCATGGCAAAGCAAGGCTTAGCCTCCATCGACGGCAAAAGCCTATCTCACTACACCGCGCAGATACGCCTCTTGGGCGATTTCTATATCCCCGGCATCCAACAATCACTGTTGACTATGCTCGACAATTTCCTTATCATCGACACTGAAATCATGCACGTCACATTACACGAAAACGTATCGCGCCTCCACGCCGCCTTGTGCCGCTGCCAGCGCTACTTACAAGACCGCTTACAAGGCAAAGCACGTGACACAGCGTCTGACATTGAATCCTTTATCGGCACCGCGTGGCAACTGTCGGAATTAAAAACATTCGGCTTAACCATGACCGATGCAAAATTGATACAACTGGCATTCACTGTCTACGACAACGAACCGTTGTTGCGCTATGAGGATATAGGGTTATGGCTGTCGCTCAACGACGGCATCATCTACACCACACGCCACGTACGCCCCTATACAGCGGGCACACATCTACACGCTGAAGATAGCATAGAGACCATATTAACCATTCCGACACTGTACCGCTACCCCTCCGAAAACCTCAACCCTCGTATCCGTTGGGAGTCCGCGCCACATGCGCAATTACCAACCACCGACGTGTGGTCAACAATCATGTCACACGCGCAAAGCGACTGGAAATCAGCGTTGCATACCGCGCGCAAACAATTGATAAACCCTTTATGTCACAACGCCTGTTATATCCTGCTCACTTTTGATGCATTGGGACACGTTGATGGAAATCTAGCCATTCGGCAGAACGAAAGCTGCATTACACTGCACAGCCCCCTCTATGACGGCTTCCCACCCACCATACCAACATTGACGGCATTGGGTAGCCAACCCAAGTCTTGTATGCTCGTACAAATCACATGCCGCAACCACACCCTACAAATCGCGCCGATTTCACTGATAACTCGCACAGGATTAATTCATTTGCAATAG
- a CDS encoding ABC transporter ATP-binding protein/permease, producing the protein MQPKRYLTARKYTLFDCIRLPFAYIPGLTSIITLYHIVQALTPALTIVVMANFIDTASSIIADSQPFSHIYFPLGLLLAIQAYPRLIDFFLNFVTYKIPLKLRATLRLEIFEKRAAVDYQYIESPESLDALSRVIQDPEFEVIYGYYRFANITNMSIRIVSILLIFALQVWYSVPIILVASAPLLLIAKRAGKKAYDAEKECSPYDRRWNYYSYVLNNREGVLERTLFGYSEAIGHKAVENFTVAHNIRRHTQKLNLIRHHTGGIITAVIVFTIIATLIGPVQAGVVSIGTFIALVTAGNSLAPLISWELPWQVKDLARKREFFRDLTTVMNFKETSGGLEFPASPPVDFESLEFRNVRFSYPEMEAIILDGINFTLKKGKLYALVGINGSGKTTITKLITGLYDNFEGDILINGISIREYSQAQLKSLYSVVFQDFAKYPVSLRDNITYGRAANPNCTDAEWQHVLAFIALDDASDKLPKGIDTPLGKVKQDGVDLSGGEWQRVAMARSMMSLAPFKILDEPTASLDPLSESRVYGEFETLSAGKTTLFISHRLGSTKLADEILVIDKGKLIEQGSHAELMMRKGLYAEMFESQKGWYE; encoded by the coding sequence ATGCAGCCCAAACGTTATTTGACTGCCCGAAAATACACATTGTTCGATTGTATTCGGCTGCCATTTGCTTATATACCCGGACTGACATCAATTATTACACTGTATCATATTGTGCAGGCGTTAACGCCTGCACTTACCATTGTTGTGATGGCCAACTTCATTGATACGGCATCGTCGATTATAGCTGATTCGCAACCGTTCAGTCATATATACTTCCCCTTGGGGTTACTGCTTGCCATTCAAGCATATCCGAGGCTTATAGACTTTTTCCTCAATTTTGTGACGTATAAAATTCCACTGAAATTGCGGGCGACATTGCGCCTCGAAATTTTTGAAAAGCGTGCGGCCGTCGACTACCAATATATTGAAAGTCCAGAGTCATTGGATGCTTTGTCGCGTGTTATTCAAGACCCAGAATTTGAAGTGATTTACGGCTATTACAGATTTGCAAATATCACTAATATGAGTATTAGGATTGTCTCAATTTTATTGATTTTTGCATTGCAAGTCTGGTATTCTGTGCCTATTATTTTGGTAGCCTCTGCGCCATTGTTGCTTATAGCCAAACGGGCGGGCAAAAAGGCTTATGATGCTGAAAAAGAGTGCTCACCGTATGACCGCCGCTGGAATTACTACAGTTATGTACTGAATAATCGCGAAGGTGTGCTGGAACGTACGTTGTTTGGATATAGTGAAGCAATTGGTCATAAAGCCGTTGAAAATTTTACAGTGGCACATAATATACGCCGCCATACACAAAAGTTGAATTTAATTAGGCACCATACAGGCGGAATTATTACGGCGGTTATCGTCTTTACAATCATAGCGACGCTGATTGGGCCGGTGCAAGCAGGTGTTGTAAGCATTGGTACTTTTATCGCGTTGGTTACGGCAGGCAACAGTCTTGCGCCTTTGATTAGTTGGGAACTCCCTTGGCAGGTTAAAGATTTAGCCCGAAAGCGTGAATTTTTTCGTGATTTGACTACTGTTATGAATTTTAAGGAAACAAGCGGCGGACTGGAATTTCCGGCATCGCCGCCTGTGGACTTTGAAAGTTTAGAGTTTCGCAATGTACGCTTTTCCTATCCTGAAATGGAAGCAATTATCCTTGACGGTATTAATTTTACGCTAAAAAAAGGAAAGCTCTATGCGCTTGTGGGCATCAATGGCTCTGGAAAGACGACGATTACTAAGTTGATCACTGGTTTGTATGATAATTTTGAGGGCGACATTTTGATTAATGGCATTTCTATTCGTGAGTATTCGCAAGCGCAATTAAAGTCATTATACAGTGTTGTATTTCAGGATTTTGCCAAATATCCCGTGAGTTTGCGCGATAATATCACGTATGGTCGGGCAGCTAACCCTAATTGTACTGACGCTGAATGGCAACACGTGCTTGCATTTATTGCACTTGACGACGCGTCGGACAAGTTACCCAAAGGCATTGATACGCCGTTGGGTAAAGTCAAGCAAGATGGTGTTGACTTGTCTGGTGGCGAATGGCAACGTGTGGCGATGGCACGCTCAATGATGAGTCTTGCACCGTTTAAAATTCTGGATGAACCGACGGCTTCGCTTGACCCATTGAGCGAGAGTCGTGTGTATGGCGAATTCGAGACGCTAAGTGCAGGAAAAACAACACTCTTTATCAGTCATCGGCTAGGTTCGACAAAGTTAGCTGATGAAATCTTGGTAATCGATAAAGGCAAGCTTATCGAGCAGGGGAGCCATGCGGAACTCATGATGAGAAAAGGGCTGTATGCCGAGATGTTCGAGAGCCAGAAAGGCTGGTATGAATGA
- a CDS encoding VWA domain-containing protein — MTNLQTRWRLILGNDVEGLPDPTPQNTALDRALSVVYNSQDASLDHSAPAVTQWLTDIRNLFPNDVVSVIQHDGIERKNLTQLLLEPETLAAVKPDLNIAATLMRLRHNIPDKSKAIARSVIQAVADDINERLQDDLQHAVHATINRNSHNPTARDIDWQRTARKNIKHYDPQARRIIPERIYFYDRTNRRKQWTVILGIDQSGSMAESVIYGSICGSILASMASTKTHVVTFDTAVHNFTELCANDPVDMLLGVQLGGGTDINNCVKHCRQWIENPEETLLILLTDLYEGGNRSQLLAQLEHLHRNGVKVLVMTALSDSGAPAYDEATAKHIAALGIPCFACTPQKLPEILADALR, encoded by the coding sequence ATGACAAATCTGCAAACTCGCTGGCGCCTGATTCTCGGCAATGACGTCGAAGGCCTGCCTGATCCCACACCCCAAAACACTGCTCTCGACCGTGCCCTGTCCGTCGTCTACAACAGCCAAGATGCCAGTTTAGACCATAGCGCACCTGCTGTGACGCAATGGCTGACAGATATTCGAAATCTCTTCCCCAATGATGTTGTCAGCGTCATACAACATGACGGCATAGAGCGCAAAAATCTCACCCAACTACTGCTTGAGCCTGAGACACTCGCCGCTGTCAAGCCTGACCTCAACATCGCCGCTACGCTGATGCGCCTGCGCCATAACATCCCCGATAAATCCAAAGCCATTGCGCGATCTGTTATACAAGCCGTGGCAGACGACATCAATGAGCGTCTACAAGACGACCTGCAACATGCTGTCCACGCCACTATCAACCGCAACAGCCACAATCCAACAGCTCGCGACATCGACTGGCAGCGCACGGCACGTAAAAATATAAAACACTACGACCCGCAAGCCCGCCGCATTATACCCGAGCGCATATATTTTTACGACCGCACCAATCGCCGCAAACAATGGACTGTCATTTTGGGTATCGACCAATCGGGTTCAATGGCCGAGTCGGTTATCTATGGCTCAATCTGCGGCAGCATTTTGGCATCAATGGCAAGTACAAAAACACACGTTGTCACCTTTGACACCGCGGTACACAACTTCACAGAATTATGCGCCAATGATCCAGTCGATATGCTCTTAGGCGTGCAACTCGGCGGCGGCACAGACATTAACAATTGCGTCAAACACTGCCGTCAATGGATAGAAAATCCGGAAGAAACACTACTCATCTTACTTACCGACTTATATGAGGGCGGCAACCGATCACAGTTATTGGCGCAATTAGAGCATCTGCACCGCAACGGCGTTAAAGTACTTGTTATGACAGCACTTAGTGACAGCGGCGCACCGGCTTACGATGAAGCAACTGCTAAGCACATTGCCGCGCTGGGCATTCCATGCTTTGCATGTACACCCCAAAAATTACCCGAGATACTGGCCGACGCATTGAGATAG
- a CDS encoding DUF5682 family protein, with the protein MQIFGIRHLSPASAFHLSRLLDAVQPQIVLIEGPDDATAHLDTLTHCETRAPVALMAYTIDPPIRSILMPYADYSPELIAIRWAHANGVTAQYIDLPSSIFCALHGKQSDNDRTDPNAIYHDIARRNGYDNYNAYWEAVFEHCASSEDYALAISEFAETLRKIQPPNAINLVREAYMRRQIAAARQSGIPDNKIVVVCGAYHAPALYNGDGMTDQELSQLPALETALTAMPYAYSRLSTQSGYGAGNESPHYFQLLWQALQNNTLTQLPTIFLTQVTRQLRNQGNIRSTAEIIDTVQLARRLADLRNAEQPTLQDLRAAAVTCLGQGELSVISEAMHHAEIGTAMGQLPVNTARTALQNDFAHQLRQLKLGKFHADAARTLTLDLRKPLDLRRSFFLHRLYTLGVSFAAPKPNHQHHATWKETFTLQWSPDIEVELVETSLLSASIEQATLIFLHESLSECSDVSDITRILQQSALCGLPDTLRQAQQQLAEYAIDNDDLPTLANAVQDMSAAITYGSLRRVDAAPLSNLLAQLFLRAVLQAPAACSCNAYTAPRLQRALHTLHITADTHSDIVNISQWHETLRELTKRDDINPQLAGYATAVQLSIGQLNEATLDMHLHHRLSVGTPAPQAAQWFEGLATLNHYALLLNPLLWQLLNTLIETLQDEDFLRILVVLRRTFSNFSRQERRNIWQHLGEIWCVSDDAVEYIMSQELLTNDFNFEEYSL; encoded by the coding sequence ATGCAAATCTTCGGCATCCGCCACTTATCGCCTGCATCTGCGTTCCATTTGTCGCGCCTGCTTGATGCCGTCCAACCGCAAATCGTACTCATCGAAGGCCCTGACGACGCTACGGCGCATCTCGACACACTGACGCACTGCGAGACACGCGCCCCCGTCGCGCTCATGGCCTACACCATCGATCCGCCCATTCGCTCCATTCTCATGCCCTATGCCGACTATTCGCCCGAACTCATTGCCATCCGTTGGGCACACGCAAATGGCGTGACAGCACAATACATCGACCTGCCGTCAAGCATTTTTTGTGCGCTACACGGCAAACAGTCCGACAATGACCGCACAGACCCCAACGCCATTTACCACGATATTGCCCGCCGCAACGGCTATGACAACTATAATGCCTATTGGGAAGCTGTTTTTGAACATTGCGCAAGTAGCGAAGATTATGCCCTCGCCATATCGGAATTTGCCGAAACGTTACGAAAAATCCAGCCGCCCAACGCCATAAACTTGGTGCGTGAAGCCTATATGCGTCGTCAAATTGCGGCGGCGCGGCAGTCCGGTATACCCGATAATAAAATCGTCGTTGTCTGCGGCGCCTACCACGCCCCCGCTTTGTACAACGGTGACGGCATGACCGACCAAGAGCTCTCGCAGTTGCCGGCACTCGAAACTGCATTAACAGCCATGCCCTACGCCTATTCGCGCCTGTCAACTCAAAGCGGCTACGGTGCCGGCAACGAAAGCCCTCACTATTTTCAGCTATTATGGCAAGCGCTACAAAATAACACATTGACACAACTACCAACTATATTCCTAACCCAAGTCACCCGCCAACTGCGCAACCAAGGCAACATACGCTCAACCGCTGAAATCATTGACACGGTGCAACTGGCGCGGCGATTAGCAGACTTACGCAATGCCGAACAGCCTACGCTACAAGACTTGCGCGCCGCTGCCGTTACCTGCTTGGGCCAAGGCGAACTGTCCGTTATTTCTGAGGCAATGCACCACGCCGAAATCGGCACAGCCATGGGACAGTTGCCCGTTAACACCGCCCGCACAGCATTGCAAAACGACTTTGCTCACCAACTGCGGCAACTGAAACTCGGAAAATTTCACGCAGACGCCGCACGGACATTGACGCTGGATTTGCGCAAGCCGTTAGACCTGCGCCGCTCGTTTTTCTTGCATCGCCTGTACACGCTCGGTGTTTCGTTCGCCGCGCCCAAGCCCAATCACCAACACCACGCCACGTGGAAAGAAACTTTTACGCTACAATGGTCACCCGACATCGAAGTCGAACTTGTCGAAACTTCCCTACTCAGTGCAAGTATTGAGCAGGCAACATTGATTTTCTTGCATGAGTCACTGTCAGAATGCAGCGATGTGTCTGACATCACACGCATTTTGCAACAATCAGCATTGTGCGGATTGCCCGACACCCTGCGGCAAGCACAGCAACAGTTGGCAGAATACGCCATCGACAATGATGATCTGCCCACACTGGCCAACGCTGTGCAAGATATGTCTGCCGCCATCACCTACGGCAGTTTGCGCCGCGTCGATGCTGCACCGTTATCCAACTTGCTGGCGCAACTTTTCCTCAGAGCTGTGCTGCAAGCCCCTGCCGCATGCAGCTGCAATGCATATACCGCCCCGCGCCTACAACGCGCTCTGCACACCTTGCATATAACCGCCGACACACATTCTGATATCGTCAACATATCGCAATGGCACGAAACTCTGCGTGAATTAACCAAACGCGATGACATCAACCCGCAACTGGCCGGCTACGCAACAGCAGTGCAACTCAGCATCGGGCAGCTCAATGAGGCAACACTCGACATGCATCTGCACCACCGGCTCTCCGTCGGCACCCCAGCACCGCAAGCCGCCCAATGGTTCGAAGGCTTAGCGACACTCAACCATTACGCCCTATTGCTCAACCCACTGCTCTGGCAACTGCTCAACACCCTCATTGAAACCCTGCAAGATGAGGATTTTTTGCGGATCTTAGTCGTTCTTCGCCGCACTTTTTCCAACTTTTCGCGCCAAGAGCGACGCAATATTTGGCAACATTTAGGGGAAATTTGGTGCGTTTCGGACGATGCTGTCGAATACATAATGTCACAAGAATTATTAACCAACGACTTCAATTTCGAGGAGTACAGCCTATGA
- a CDS encoding ABC transporter ATP-binding protein/permease: protein MKGKTKKLSFFATYSYVFMDLIRAKPVISIVRATMDTLGAAFSVLSIVLAAMLFENIEASLTPGAGTSVALLLLLAIFGIMVINVVNQGIGDYLHDQRNLHYQRYSNVKMLRKSASIDPLLYEDPKLFDEMVKAQEGLNYSAWLGTNIFSILFYNIPYFILFGIFLFSLEPIFVLSLSFTLVPAFLSQFIRMRINTKLQDELAPVNREYWSYEEMTCSREFFKETRILGIFPNFKNMYMFLIKLLNQKQWKAESKNLWIELGTGALSLAGFISCIIMLFFALFNGQVSIGAFAAVFGALGGLFSMMEDFARWQLGTMIHYFGVVRNYVTFMKLPEREPAEISEKGDIVFEDTSFIYPNSEHLALQNVNLTIKEGETLAIVGENGAGKSTLIKLLLGIYTPTKGRVTRGGHDVSAIGTSPVSAVFQNYQRYMMTLSENIDISDSVLNDNVRQIESVHAADLPLDDVNVFPEGMMTMLSREFEGVDLSGGQWQRVALARGLYRRHNMIVLDEPTAAIDPLEETRIYKKFGALAKGKTAVVVTHRLGSARIADRIIVMKDGEIAEEGKHENLLLQNGVYAKMFYAQSEWYERVE from the coding sequence ATGAAGGGCAAAACAAAAAAACTTTCTTTCTTTGCGACATACAGCTATGTGTTTATGGATTTAATCCGCGCAAAGCCGGTTATTTCTATCGTCCGTGCAACAATGGATACGTTGGGGGCAGCTTTTTCAGTGCTTTCAATTGTGCTTGCGGCGATGTTGTTTGAAAACATTGAGGCGTCGCTTACGCCGGGGGCGGGCACTTCTGTTGCTCTCCTTTTGTTGTTGGCGATTTTCGGCATTATGGTCATTAATGTTGTCAATCAAGGCATTGGCGATTATCTGCACGACCAAAGAAATTTACATTACCAGCGATACAGTAATGTAAAAATGCTCAGAAAGTCGGCATCAATCGACCCGCTGTTGTATGAAGACCCCAAGTTGTTTGATGAGATGGTCAAGGCCCAAGAAGGGCTAAATTATAGCGCATGGCTGGGCACCAACATCTTTTCGATTTTGTTTTATAACATTCCGTATTTTATTCTATTTGGCATATTTCTCTTTTCGCTTGAGCCTATCTTTGTGCTGTCGCTTTCCTTTACATTGGTTCCGGCGTTTTTGTCACAGTTTATACGAATGCGTATTAACACTAAATTGCAAGATGAATTGGCACCTGTCAACCGTGAATACTGGTCGTATGAGGAAATGACATGCAGCCGTGAATTCTTTAAGGAAACGCGGATTCTCGGCATTTTTCCAAACTTTAAGAATATGTATATGTTTTTGATTAAGCTGTTAAATCAAAAGCAGTGGAAGGCAGAGTCGAAAAACTTATGGATTGAGCTTGGTACGGGCGCATTGTCATTGGCAGGCTTTATAAGCTGCATTATTATGCTGTTTTTTGCCTTATTCAATGGGCAGGTCAGCATTGGGGCATTTGCCGCTGTTTTCGGCGCGCTCGGCGGCTTGTTCAGTATGATGGAGGACTTTGCGCGTTGGCAACTTGGCACTATGATTCATTATTTTGGCGTGGTCCGAAATTATGTGACCTTTATGAAACTACCTGAAAGAGAGCCGGCTGAGATATCCGAAAAAGGTGACATTGTTTTTGAAGATACCAGCTTTATTTACCCTAACAGTGAGCATTTAGCATTACAGAATGTAAATTTGACAATTAAAGAGGGTGAGACGCTTGCCATTGTTGGTGAAAATGGCGCGGGAAAATCGACCTTAATTAAGCTGTTACTGGGCATTTATACACCGACTAAAGGACGAGTTACAAGAGGCGGTCATGACGTAAGTGCTATTGGTACTTCGCCAGTTTCTGCCGTGTTTCAAAACTATCAACGCTACATGATGACGCTTAGTGAAAATATTGATATCAGCGACAGCGTGCTTAATGACAATGTGCGCCAAATTGAGAGTGTACATGCTGCTGACTTACCGCTCGATGATGTGAATGTATTTCCGGAGGGTATGATGACAATGCTGAGTCGAGAGTTTGAGGGGGTTGACTTGTCGGGCGGTCAGTGGCAACGTGTGGCCTTGGCACGTGGCTTGTATCGCCGGCATAATATGATTGTTCTCGACGAACCGACGGCGGCCATTGACCCATTGGAAGAAACGCGCATCTATAAAAAGTTCGGTGCTTTAGCCAAGGGCAAGACGGCCGTTGTTGTGACGCATCGATTGGGGTCGGCGCGCATTGCCGATAGGATTATCGTAATGAAAGACGGCGAAATCGCAGAAGAGGGCAAGCATGAAAATTTGCTTTTGCAAAATGGTGTTTACGCTAAGATGTTTTATGCCCAATCGGAGTGGTATGAGCGTGTAGAATGA
- a CDS encoding collagen-like protein, giving the protein MEEKNFYQRFVPRGHDDQGEDYDKRDNQNENQDEDYDGGQKGSQGEDQDDDYDEKRPDKGCDCDDDDDEQSGKHHGIRPKPGKCIVICDCPKGERGERGEKGEPGERGKRGHQGERGEQGERGRRGEQGEQGERGPRGERGKPCNACERVSNPGFETWINGLPRDWEGCHIEPNMGYEPHGSIERTTARGTVHTGKSAVALSRRSCIYQTIHHVDEGVCCELSFFAKSDDCNAGLTAEVLFETRHKGERGAVVEIRRGDLNTQCSGYGYYRVTTCKAPHGVVKAIIRFKADTDEIGNVYIDDVSFK; this is encoded by the coding sequence ATGGAAGAGAAGAATTTTTACCAAAGATTTGTGCCGCGGGGCCATGATGACCAAGGCGAAGACTATGACAAAAGAGACAATCAAAATGAGAATCAAGACGAAGATTACGACGGCGGTCAAAAAGGCAGTCAAGGCGAAGACCAAGATGATGATTATGATGAAAAGCGACCGGATAAAGGCTGTGACTGTGATGATGACGATGATGAGCAGTCGGGCAAGCATCACGGAATAAGGCCAAAACCGGGAAAATGTATCGTGATTTGTGACTGTCCGAAGGGCGAAAGAGGCGAGCGCGGTGAAAAAGGTGAGCCGGGCGAACGCGGCAAGCGCGGGCATCAAGGCGAACGCGGGGAGCAAGGTGAGCGCGGACGTCGGGGTGAGCAAGGCGAACAGGGTGAACGAGGCCCGAGAGGCGAGCGCGGCAAGCCGTGTAATGCCTGTGAAAGAGTCAGCAATCCTGGTTTTGAAACTTGGATAAACGGATTGCCGCGTGATTGGGAAGGCTGTCACATTGAACCGAATATGGGCTATGAGCCACATGGAAGCATTGAGCGTACAACAGCTCGCGGGACTGTGCATACGGGCAAGAGTGCGGTGGCGTTGTCGCGTCGCAGTTGCATCTACCAGACCATCCATCATGTGGATGAGGGCGTTTGCTGCGAGCTATCATTCTTTGCTAAGAGTGACGATTGCAATGCCGGTTTGACGGCTGAGGTGTTGTTTGAAACGCGACACAAAGGTGAACGCGGCGCAGTCGTTGAAATACGGCGTGGCGATCTCAACACACAGTGCAGTGGCTATGGCTACTACCGCGTGACGACGTGTAAAGCGCCGCACGGTGTGGTTAAGGCAATCATTCGCTTTAAGGCAGATACCGACGAAATTGGCAATGTGTATATTGATGATGTGAGTTTTAAGTAA